The DNA region GCGTGAGCTTCCTGTTCCGCCCGCTCGGCGCGTTCCTCGCCGGGCACTTCGGCGACAAGTACGGCCGCCGGGTGGTCCTGGTGCTCACCCTGATCCTGATGGGCGCCGCGACCACCTTGATCGGTGTGCTCCCCACGTTCGACCAGATCGGTGTCCTCGCTCCGGTGCTGCTGATCCTGCTGCGGATCCTGCAAGGGGTTTCGGCGGGCGGGGAATGGGGTGGCGCGGTCCTGATGGCCGTCGAGCACGCGCCGTCGAAACGACGGGGGCTCTTCGGCGCCTCGCCGCAGATCGGTGTCCCGCTCGGGCTGCTGCTGGCCTCCGGTGTGCTGGCGCTGACCAGCCTGCTCGTCCCCGGGCAGGCGTTCCTCGACTGGGGCTGGCGGATCCCGTTCCTGCTCAGCGTCGGGCTGATCCTGGTCGGCCACTACGTGCGGCGCCGGGTCGAGGAGAGCCCGGTGTTCCGGGAGATCGCCGAACGCCGTGAGCGGACGCGGACCCCGATCATCCAGCTGTTCCGCAAGCACGCCGTGCTCGTCGTGGTGGCCGCGCTGGTGTTCGCGGGCAACAACGCCGTCGGCTACATGACCACCGGCGGCTACATCCAGAACTACGCGACCAACCCGAAGGGCCCGCTCGGCCTCGACCGCGGCCCGGTGCTGTGGGCGGTGACCGCGTCCGCGGCGACGTGGCTGCTCTCGACGTGGGCGGCGGGCACGGTCTCCGACCGCATCGGCAGGAGGCGCACCTACGTCGTCGGCTGGATCGCCCAGCTCGCCGGCATCGCGGTGCTCTTCCCCTTGGTGGACACCGGGAACATCTTGTTGCTGGCGCTGGGTTTGATCATTCTCAGCGTCGGGCTCGGGTTCACCTACGGCCAGCAGGCGGCGTTCTACGCGGAGCTGTTCCCCGCGTCCATCCGGTTCTCCGGCGTCTCGATCTCGTACGCGCTGGGCGCGATCCTCGGTGGCGCGTTCG from Amycolatopsis sp. EV170708-02-1 includes:
- a CDS encoding MFS transporter, with protein sequence MSNPTQDERTPGRTAPPSSDRRRVAFATVVGTTVEWYDFFVYASAAGLVFGKLFFSGLGANSTLVSFATVGVSFLFRPLGAFLAGHFGDKYGRRVVLVLTLILMGAATTLIGVLPTFDQIGVLAPVLLILLRILQGVSAGGEWGGAVLMAVEHAPSKRRGLFGASPQIGVPLGLLLASGVLALTSLLVPGQAFLDWGWRIPFLLSVGLILVGHYVRRRVEESPVFREIAERRERTRTPIIQLFRKHAVLVVVAALVFAGNNAVGYMTTGGYIQNYATNPKGPLGLDRGPVLWAVTASAATWLLSTWAAGTVSDRIGRRRTYVVGWIAQLAGIAVLFPLVDTGNILLLALGLIILSVGLGFTYGQQAAFYAELFPASIRFSGVSISYALGAILGGAFAPTIATALVDATGTSVSVAVYLAGMTVVGLIATLLLRDRSGIPLGPDHEAEQAVSPLRFSK